From the Lolium rigidum isolate FL_2022 chromosome 2, APGP_CSIRO_Lrig_0.1, whole genome shotgun sequence genome, one window contains:
- the LOC124691516 gene encoding putative nitric oxide synthase has translation MACPCPRPLFLSFPKSPAPPLAVPAKHHPASTASASLSSRARAVSASSNAPSPAPSPSPPPTDGVGPAAPTRGELHLGRQLAAAAAAGARVRAPEEDAEKRRRRKEKRKALAKKSPSGVSCCYGCGAPLHTGEEGSPGYVEPATYDLKKRHNQLRTVLCGRCKLLSHGHMVTAVGGHGGYPGGKQFVTAEELREKLSHLRHEKTLIVKLVDIVDFNGSFLARIRDFAGANPIVLVITKVDLLPRDTDLNCIGDWVVESVVRKKLNVLSVHLTSSKSLVGITGVISEIQQEKKARDVYILGSANVGKSAFISAMLKTMAYKDPVAAAAQKYKPIQSAVPGTTLGPIQIEAFLGGGKLYDTPGVHLHHRQAAVIHADDLPSLAPQSRLKGRCFPANDTDVELSGNTLFWGGLVRIDVVKALPRTRLTFYGPKKLNINMVPTTGADEFYKREVGVTLTPPTGQERAEGWCGLEGVRELKIKYEELDRPASDIAISGLGWITVEPLGVPSSDPDGSIEEENSGIGELHLIVHVPKPVEVFVRSPLPVGKAASQWYRYQELTESEEELRPKWHY, from the exons ATGGCGTGCCCCTGCCCGCGccccctcttcctctccttccCCAAATccccggcgccgccgctcgccgtccCAGCCAAGCACCATCCCgcctccaccgcctccgcctccctctcctcccgcgCACGCGCCGTCTCCGCCTCCTCCAACGCCCCCTCACCAGCACCATCGCCGTCACCGCCTCCAACAGACGGCGTAGGTCCCGCGGCGCCAACACGGGGCGAACTGCACCTGGGCCGTCAGctggccgccgcggccgccgccggcgcgcgggTGCGCGCTCCCGAGGAGGACGCCGAgaagcgccgccgccgcaagGAGAAGCGGAAGGCCCTGGCCAAGAAGTCGCCCTCCGGCGTCTCCTGCTGCTACGGCTGCGGCGCGCCGCTCCACACCGGGGAGGAAGGGTCCCCCGGCTACGTCGAGCCCGCCACCTACGACCTG AAGAAGAGGCACAATCAGCTGAGAACCGTGCTCTGCGGGCGGTGCAAGCTGCTGTCGCACGGGCACATGGTGACCGCggtcggcggccacggcggctacCCTGGGGGCAAGCAGTTCGTCACGGCCGAAGAACTCCGGGAGAAGCTGTCGCACCTCCGCCACGAGAAGACGTTGATAGTGAAACTG GTTGACATAGTTGACTTCAATGGAAGTTTCCTGGCGCGCATACGTGATTTTGCCGGTGCTAATCCCATTGTGCTTGTGATAACAAAG GTTGATCTTCTTCCAAGAGACACGGATTTGAATTGCATCGGTGACTGGGTGGTGGAGTCTGTTGTCAGGAAGAAACTCAA TGTCCTTAGTGTCCATTTGACaagttcaaagtcattggttggcATCACTGGGGTTATATCAGAGATTCAGCAGGAAAAGAAG GCCCGAGATGTGTACATATTG GGTTCAGCAAATGTTGGGAAATCTGCATTTATAAGCGCTATGCTAA AAACAATGGCATATAAAGATCCAGTGGCAGCTGCAGCTCAAAAATACAAGCCCATACAATCTGCTGTTCCTGGAACAACCCTAGGTCCCATTCAGATTGAAGCATTTTTAGGAGGAGGG AAATTATACGACACACCTGGAGTCCATCTTCACCATAGGCAAGCAGCAGTGATCCATGCTGATGATCTTCCTTCTCTTGCACCACAAAGTCGCCTAAAGGGGCGATGTTTTCCT GCTAATGATACAGATGTTGAATTGAGCGGGAATACATTATTCTGGGGTGGACTTGTCCGTATTGATGTTGTTAAG GCTCTTCCACGCACACGGCTGACATTCTATGGACCAAAGAAGCTAAATATTAATATGGTCCCCACGACAGGAGCAGATGAATTTTACAAG AGAGAAGTCGGAGTTACATTGACTCCTCCAACCGGCCAGGAGAGAGCTGAAGGATGGTGTGGGCTTGAGGGTGTTCGTGAGTTAAAGATAAAATATGAAGAGCTTGATAG GCCTGCCAGTGACATTGCAATATCCGGGCTCGGGTGGATCACGGTAGAACCGCTTGGCGTGCCATCTAGCGACCCCGATGGCAGCATCGAGGAAGAAAACAGTGGCATTGGCGAGCTGCATTTGATTGTACACGTACCCAAACCAGTCGAGGTGTTTGTCCGCTCCCCGCTGCCTGTTGGTAAAGCGGCGTCGCAGtggtaccggtaccaggagctgaCGGAGTCAGAAGAGGAGCTGAGACCTAAATGGCATTACTGA